Proteins encoded together in one Kitasatospora albolonga window:
- a CDS encoding TetR family transcriptional regulator, whose product MKSTAAAPPPPRAYRRLSVEERRAQLLVAALGLFAHRAPDEVSLDEVAVAAGVSRPLVYRYFPGGRQQLYEAALGSAADELKLCFTEPPVGPPTERVARVLDRYLRFVDEHDTGFSALLRGGSVVETSRTTTIVDGVRRAAAEEILSHLGRIGDTDADAGKQSAGERTAGPQSTRARSAGPRLRMMVRSWIAAVEAASLIWLDEGKQPPAAELRGWLVDHLIALLAATAATDEETASVVRDLLALENPEGPAGRLAELVIPVVADAAHLLTPAPAAD is encoded by the coding sequence ATGAAGTCCACCGCCGCAGCCCCGCCGCCGCCCCGCGCGTACCGCAGGCTCAGTGTCGAGGAGCGCCGCGCCCAGCTCCTGGTCGCGGCGCTCGGCCTCTTCGCCCACCGGGCCCCCGACGAGGTCTCGCTCGACGAGGTGGCGGTGGCGGCGGGGGTCTCCCGGCCGCTGGTCTACCGCTACTTCCCGGGCGGCCGCCAGCAGTTGTACGAGGCCGCGCTCGGCTCGGCCGCCGACGAGCTGAAGCTCTGCTTCACCGAGCCGCCGGTGGGCCCGCCCACCGAACGGGTCGCCCGGGTCCTGGACCGCTATCTCCGCTTCGTCGACGAGCACGACACCGGCTTCAGCGCGCTGCTGCGCGGCGGCAGCGTGGTCGAGACCTCCCGTACGACGACGATCGTGGACGGCGTCCGGCGGGCGGCGGCCGAGGAGATCCTCAGCCACCTCGGCCGGATCGGCGACACCGACGCCGACGCGGGGAAGCAGAGCGCCGGGGAGCGGACCGCCGGGCCGCAGAGCACCCGAGCGCGGAGCGCCGGGCCGAGGCTGCGGATGATGGTCCGCAGCTGGATCGCGGCCGTCGAGGCGGCTTCCCTGATCTGGCTGGACGAGGGGAAGCAGCCCCCGGCCGCCGAACTGCGCGGCTGGCTGGTCGACCACCTCATCGCCCTGCTCGCCGCGACCGCCGCCACCGACGAGGAGACCGCGTCGGTGGTACGTGATCTGCTGGCCCTGGAGAACCCGGAGGGACCGGCCGGACGGCTGGCGGAGCTGGTGATCCCGGTCGTCGCCGATGCCGCACACCTGCTGACGCCCGCCCCTGCGGCAGACTGA